One part of the Streptococcus sp. oral taxon 431 genome encodes these proteins:
- the macP gene encoding cell wall synthase accessory phosphoprotein MacP: protein MGKPLLTDEMIERANRGEDISGPPLLDDEETKILPTSSQNFGYSRTRDHGFSQDTLTIEVEPSIHKSRRIENTKRNVFNSKLNKILFAVIFLLILLILAMRFI, encoded by the coding sequence ATGGGTAAACCTTTATTAACAGATGAAATGATTGAACGTGCCAATCGAGGAGAGGACATATCTGGTCCTCCCTTGCTTGATGATGAGGAAACTAAGATTTTACCGACTTCTTCTCAAAATTTTGGCTATTCGCGAACCAGAGATCATGGTTTTAGCCAAGATACACTGACCATCGAAGTTGAACCTTCTATTCACAAAAGTCGTCGGATTGAAAATACTAAGAGAAATGTCTTTAATTCTAAATTGAATAAAATTCTTTTTGCAGTTATTTTTCTCTTGATTTTGTTGATTCTAGCAATGAGATTTATTTAA
- a CDS encoding 5'-methylthioadenosine/adenosylhomocysteine nucleosidase gives MKIGIIAAMPEELVYLIQHLDDASEEKVLGNSYHTGKIGSVELVLVESGIGKVMSAMSVAILADHFQVDAVINTGSAGAVANGIAVGDVVIADKLAYHDVDVTAFGYDYGQMAQQPLYFESDKKFISLIQESLSKLEQTWHLGLIATGDSFVAGEDKIKAIKEHFPQVLAVEMEGAAIAQAAHALNLPFLVVRAMSDNANHEASVSFDEFIVEAGRRSAQALMTLLQSIKD, from the coding sequence ATGAAAATTGGAATTATAGCAGCTATGCCAGAAGAGCTAGTTTACTTGATTCAACACTTGGACGATGCCAGCGAAGAAAAGGTTCTGGGAAATAGCTATCATACTGGTAAGATTGGTTCTGTCGAGCTTGTACTTGTAGAGAGTGGAATCGGGAAAGTCATGTCTGCTATGAGTGTCGCTATCCTAGCGGATCACTTTCAGGTTGATGCAGTTATTAATACTGGATCTGCTGGTGCAGTGGCAAATGGGATTGCAGTAGGCGATGTAGTGATTGCAGACAAGCTTGCCTATCACGATGTTGATGTGACTGCCTTTGGCTATGATTACGGTCAAATGGCTCAACAGCCTCTCTATTTTGAATCAGACAAAAAGTTTATCAGTTTGATTCAAGAGAGTTTGTCTAAACTGGAACAAACTTGGCATTTAGGTTTGATTGCGACAGGAGACAGTTTTGTTGCTGGAGAAGATAAAATCAAAGCGATAAAAGAGCACTTCCCTCAAGTTCTTGCTGTAGAGATGGAAGGGGCAGCTATTGCTCAAGCAGCTCACGCTTTGAACCTACCTTTCTTAGTCGTTCGTGCCATGAGTGACAATGCCAACCATGAAGCATCCGTTTCCTTTGATGAATTTATCGTAGAAGCAGGACGTCGTTCTGCCCAAGCCCTAATGACGCTTTTGCAGTCTATAAAGGATTAA
- the pcrA gene encoding DNA helicase PcrA yields the protein MNELLKGMNDRQAEAVQTTEGPLLIMAGAGSGKTRVLTHRIAYLIDEKMVNPWNILAITFTNKAAREMKERAYGLNPATQDCLIATFHSMCVRILRRDADHIGYNRNFTIVDPGEQRTLMKRILKQLNLDPKKWNERTILGTISNAKNDLIEDVAYAAQAGDMYTQIVAKCYTAYQKELRQSESVDFDDLIMLTLRLFDQNPDVLTYYQQKFQYIHVDEYQDTNHAQYQLVKLLASRFQNICVVGDADQSIYGWRGADMQNILDFEKDYPQAKVVLLEENYRSTKTILQAANDVIKNNKNRRPKNLWTQNADGEQIVYYRANDEQDEAVFVAKTIDELGRSQNFLHKDFAVLYRTNAQSRTIEEALLKSNIPYTMVGGTKFYSRKEIRDIIAYLNLIANLSDNISFERIINEPKRGIGPGTVEKIRDFANVQNLSMLDASANIMLSGIKGKAAQSIWDFANMILDLREQLDQLSITELVEAVLEKTGYVDILNAQATLESKARVENIEEFLSVTKNFDDNPDNQEEETGLDKLSRFLNDLALIADTDSGSQETSEVTLMTLHAAKGLEFPVVFLIGMEENVFPLSRAAEDMDELEEERRLAYVGITRAEKILYLTNANSRLLFGRTNYNRPTRFINEISSDLLTYQGLARPANSSFKASYSSGGVAFGQGMSLAQALQDRKRNAAPRSIESKGLPFGQFATGSKSTLSETSWSIGDIALHKKWGEGTVLEVSGSGSTQELKINFPEVGLKKLLASVAPIEKK from the coding sequence ATGAACGAATTATTAAAGGGAATGAATGACCGTCAAGCTGAGGCTGTTCAAACGACTGAAGGTCCTTTGCTGATCATGGCGGGTGCTGGATCTGGTAAGACTCGTGTTTTAACCCACCGTATTGCTTACTTAATTGATGAAAAGATGGTAAACCCATGGAATATCTTGGCCATTACTTTTACCAATAAGGCGGCACGTGAAATGAAGGAGCGCGCTTATGGGCTCAACCCAGCTACTCAGGACTGTTTGATTGCGACCTTCCACTCTATGTGCGTGCGTATCCTACGTCGTGATGCGGACCACATTGGCTACAATCGCAATTTCACGATTGTGGATCCAGGGGAGCAGCGGACGCTCATGAAACGTATTCTCAAGCAGTTGAACTTGGATCCTAAAAAATGGAATGAACGTACCATTTTGGGAACTATCTCCAATGCTAAGAATGATTTGATTGAAGATGTGGCTTATGCTGCCCAGGCAGGTGATATGTACACGCAAATTGTAGCTAAGTGTTATACGGCCTATCAGAAAGAACTTCGTCAGTCAGAGTCGGTGGACTTTGATGACTTAATCATGTTGACCTTGCGTCTCTTTGACCAAAATCCTGATGTTTTGACCTACTACCAGCAGAAGTTCCAGTATATCCACGTTGATGAGTATCAAGATACCAACCATGCCCAGTATCAATTAGTTAAACTCCTGGCTTCACGCTTTCAAAATATCTGTGTAGTTGGGGATGCAGACCAGTCTATCTATGGTTGGCGTGGTGCTGATATGCAGAATATCTTGGACTTTGAGAAGGATTATCCTCAAGCCAAGGTTGTTTTGTTGGAGGAAAATTACCGCTCAACCAAAACCATCCTCCAAGCTGCTAATGACGTTATCAAAAACAATAAAAATCGCCGTCCTAAGAATCTATGGACTCAAAATGCGGATGGAGAACAAATTGTCTATTATCGTGCTAATGATGAACAAGACGAGGCTGTTTTTGTAGCCAAAACCATCGATGAACTTGGTCGTAGTCAAAACTTCCTTCACAAAGACTTTGCAGTTCTTTACCGTACCAATGCCCAATCTCGTACTATTGAAGAAGCTTTGCTCAAGTCCAATATTCCCTATACCATGGTCGGTGGAACAAAATTCTATAGCCGTAAGGAAATCCGTGATATCATCGCTTATCTGAATCTCATTGCCAATTTGAGTGACAATATCAGTTTTGAGCGTATCATCAATGAACCTAAACGTGGCATTGGCCCTGGAACAGTAGAGAAAATTCGTGACTTTGCCAACGTACAAAACCTGTCTATGCTAGATGCTTCAGCTAATATCATGTTATCAGGAATTAAAGGTAAGGCAGCCCAGTCGATCTGGGATTTTGCCAATATGATTCTTGATTTACGGGAGCAACTAGACCAATTAAGCATTACTGAGTTAGTAGAAGCAGTCTTGGAAAAGACAGGCTACGTGGATATTCTCAATGCCCAGGCGACTTTGGAAAGCAAGGCTCGGGTTGAAAATATCGAGGAGTTCCTTTCTGTTACCAAGAATTTCGATGATAATCCAGATAATCAAGAAGAGGAAACGGGACTGGATAAACTCAGTCGATTCCTCAATGACTTGGCCTTGATTGCAGATACAGACTCTGGCAGTCAGGAAACATCAGAAGTAACCTTGATGACACTCCATGCTGCCAAGGGACTGGAGTTTCCAGTTGTATTCTTGATTGGGATGGAAGAAAATGTCTTTCCACTTAGTCGTGCAGCAGAAGACATGGATGAATTGGAAGAGGAACGCCGTCTAGCCTATGTCGGTATCACGCGCGCAGAGAAAATTCTCTATCTGACTAATGCTAACTCACGCTTGCTGTTTGGTCGAACGAACTATAATCGCCCAACACGCTTTATCAATGAGATTAGTTCAGATTTGTTAACTTATCAAGGTTTGGCGCGTCCAGCTAATAGTAGCTTCAAAGCATCTTATAGCAGTGGTGGTGTCGCCTTTGGTCAAGGCATGAGCCTAGCTCAAGCTCTACAAGATCGCAAACGCAACGCAGCACCAAGATCAATTGAATCAAAAGGACTACCTTTTGGACAGTTTGCTACTGGATCAAAATCAACTTTAAGTGAAACCAGCTGGTCTATTGGTGATATTGCCCTTCATAAGAAGTGGGGCGAAGGAACTGTTCTAGAAGTTTCAGGAAGTGGATCTACTCAGGAATTGAAAATCAATTTCCCAGAAGTTGGCCTCAAGAAACTCCTAGCCAGTGTAGCACCGATTGAGAAGAAGTAA
- a CDS encoding SemiSWEET family transporter, which translates to MTEKQMKTLGWIATFMSVMMYVSYIPQIMNNLAGQKGNFIQPAVAALNCSLWVYYGLFKKERDIPLAAANAPGIVFGLITALTALI; encoded by the coding sequence ATGACTGAAAAACAAATGAAAACTTTAGGTTGGATTGCAACCTTTATGTCTGTAATGATGTATGTCTCTTATATTCCTCAAATTATGAACAACCTTGCGGGTCAAAAAGGGAATTTTATCCAACCAGCAGTAGCTGCACTTAACTGCAGTCTTTGGGTTTACTACGGTCTCTTTAAAAAAGAACGAGATATCCCTTTGGCAGCAGCCAATGCACCTGGTATCGTTTTTGGACTTATCACCGCTTTGACAGCTTTAATTTAA
- a CDS encoding response regulator transcription factor: protein MARILIVEDNNEIQEILRTLLSEEHEVIQAFSGTEGMIRFEQGDIDLILLDIMLPGKNGDQVLKAIRQDSSVPVIMLTALSDKKLISQYLLDGANDYIVKPFDLDEIFARVTVQLRQKSDKQAAEIEHPDKLIQQLKNIQFDADSFEIKNCQETIRLAKKECLILQTLLGHPKKIFTKEELYELVWEDTYLPGDNTLNTHLSNLRKKLGQLDPEQEYIETIWGVGVRLKGDEQ, encoded by the coding sequence ATGGCTAGAATACTTATCGTTGAAGATAATAATGAGATTCAAGAAATTTTGAGAACTCTTCTTTCTGAGGAGCATGAGGTGATTCAGGCCTTTTCTGGTACTGAAGGAATGATTCGATTTGAACAAGGTGACATTGATCTAATCTTGCTAGATATTATGCTTCCAGGAAAAAATGGCGATCAGGTTCTAAAAGCCATTAGACAAGATAGTTCAGTTCCTGTCATCATGCTAACTGCCCTAAGCGATAAAAAGCTCATCAGCCAATATCTCTTAGATGGTGCTAATGATTATATTGTAAAGCCCTTTGATTTGGATGAAATTTTTGCCAGGGTTACGGTACAGTTACGTCAAAAAAGTGACAAGCAAGCAGCTGAAATCGAACATCCAGACAAGTTGATTCAACAGTTAAAAAATATTCAATTTGATGCAGATAGTTTTGAAATCAAAAATTGCCAGGAAACTATTCGCCTAGCTAAGAAAGAATGTTTGATTCTACAAACCTTGTTGGGACATCCTAAGAAAATTTTCACGAAAGAAGAACTGTATGAATTAGTCTGGGAGGATACTTATTTACCAGGCGACAATACTCTCAACACTCATTTAAGCAATCTCCGTAAAAAATTAGGCCAACTAGATCCAGAGCAAGAGTATATTGAAACTATCTGGGGAGTTGGTGTTCGGTTAAAAGGAGATGAGCAATGA